Proteins from a single region of Candidatus Eisenbacteria bacterium:
- a CDS encoding NAD(P)(+) transhydrogenase (Re/Si-specific) subunit beta, translating into MSPKVLSEFAYLTSAVLFIIGLKFLSHPRRARNGNLLAGIGMAFAVAASFIFIWWGGLLTGHPGTGTLIIVAILLGGTLGSLAARRVAMTEMPQMVALLNGCGGGAAALISTVEFANFMSAKSAGQPVDPLGFGATLFGGVIGSLSFWGSLVAFGKLSGFAEKAINSPLQRIATVLVTLALIGTIVVSLAAHDATPFYALLAVSLLFSVLMVLPIGGADMPVVISLLNSFTGLAVAATGFSLQQPALIISGTLVGASGTLLTLLMCKAMNRSIINVLFAGVGGGATASTGAAGRSGPAKTTREISAEDLAMLCTNVQSVIVIPGYGMAVAQAQHVTRELGDLLAARGVDVKYAVHPVAGRMPGHMNVLLAEANVPYEQLFDLEQINSEFERCDVALVIGANDVVNPAARYDKSSPIYGMPILDADKARNIIVVKRSLNPGFAGIDNEIYYNPKTYMFFGDAKNAIGKLVEAIKAQ; encoded by the coding sequence GTGAGCCCGAAGGTTCTCTCCGAGTTCGCCTACCTCACCTCCGCCGTCCTGTTCATCATCGGGCTCAAGTTCCTGAGCCACCCGCGGCGCGCGCGCAACGGCAACCTGCTCGCGGGAATCGGCATGGCCTTCGCCGTGGCCGCGTCGTTCATCTTCATCTGGTGGGGCGGGCTGCTGACGGGGCACCCGGGCACGGGCACGCTCATCATCGTCGCGATCCTGCTCGGCGGGACCCTCGGTTCGCTCGCGGCGCGGCGGGTCGCCATGACCGAGATGCCGCAGATGGTCGCCCTGCTGAACGGCTGCGGGGGCGGCGCGGCGGCGCTCATCTCGACGGTCGAGTTCGCGAACTTCATGAGCGCGAAGTCCGCCGGGCAGCCGGTGGACCCGCTCGGATTCGGCGCGACGCTGTTCGGCGGCGTCATCGGCTCGCTGTCGTTCTGGGGCTCGCTGGTGGCGTTCGGCAAGCTCAGCGGCTTCGCCGAGAAGGCCATCAACTCGCCGCTCCAGCGCATCGCCACCGTGCTGGTGACGCTGGCGCTGATCGGCACCATCGTCGTGAGCCTGGCCGCCCACGACGCCACGCCGTTCTACGCGCTGCTGGCCGTCTCCCTGCTGTTCTCCGTTCTCATGGTGCTGCCGATCGGCGGCGCCGACATGCCGGTGGTCATCTCGCTGCTCAACTCCTTCACCGGCCTCGCCGTCGCGGCGACGGGCTTCTCGCTGCAGCAGCCGGCGCTGATCATCAGCGGAACGCTGGTCGGCGCCTCCGGCACGCTGCTGACGCTGCTGATGTGCAAGGCCATGAACCGTTCGATCATCAACGTCCTGTTCGCGGGCGTCGGAGGCGGCGCCACGGCGTCCACGGGCGCCGCCGGCAGGAGCGGGCCGGCGAAGACGACCCGCGAGATCAGCGCCGAGGATCTGGCCATGCTGTGCACCAACGTGCAGAGCGTGATCGTCATCCCCGGCTACGGTATGGCCGTGGCGCAGGCCCAGCACGTCACGCGCGAACTGGGCGACCTGCTCGCGGCCCGCGGCGTGGACGTGAAGTACGCGGTCCACCCGGTCGCCGGCCGCATGCCCGGTCACATGAACGTGCTGCTCGCCGAGGCCAACGTGCCGTACGAGCAGCTCTTCGACCTCGAGCAGATCAACTCCGAGTTCGAGCGCTGCGACGTGGCGCTGGTCATCGGCGCCAACGACGTCGTCAACCCGGCCGCGCGCTACGACAAGTCGAGCCCGATCTACGGCATGCCCATCCTCGACGCGGACAAGGCGCGCAACATCATCGTCGTGAAGCGCAGCCTGAATCCGGGCTTCGCGGGCATTGACAACGAGATCTACTACAACCCGAAGACGTACATGTTCTTCGGCGACGCCAAGAACGCCATCGGCAAGCTGGTCGAGGCGATCAAGGCGCAGTAG